DNA sequence from the Arthrobacter sp. V1I9 genome:
ATATCCGTGAGCACGGCTGCACGCCTCCCCCAGTTAGTTAACCGGCTGTCCTCCCGGCTGCCCCGCACCGTGGACGTCCGGGTACGCCGCCTCGCGGTGGCCTCACTGATCGGCCAGACCGCTTTGGTGGTCACCGGCGGGGCCGTTCGGCTGACCGCCTCCGGCTTGGGCTGCCCCACCTGGCCGCGCTGCACTGACACATCCCTGGTGAACACCCCGGAAATGGGCATCCACGGTTTTATCGAGTTCGGCAACCGGCTCCTCACCTTCGCCCTGGCCGCCGTCGCAGCCCTGATGCTGGTGTACCTGTGGAACCTCCGCAAGGAAAGGCGTGACCTTTTCCTGCTGGCCCTGGGCCTTTTGGCCAGCATCCCGGCGCAGGCGGTAATCGGCGGCATCACCGTCCTCACGAACCTCAACCCCTGGGTGGTTGGCCTTCACTTCCTGGTATCCATGGCGCTGGTGGTGTTTGCCACGCTGCTGGTGAACCGGGCCTTCGGCCGGACTGGACGGTTCCGTACTTCCTCCCATGCTGCCCTGCCGGGCGTTATGCGTCCGGTGACTGCCGCCGTCGCGCTCTTCTCGACCCTTGCCGTGATGCTGGGCGTGGTGGTGACCGGGGCCGGGCCCCACGCAGGCGATGCGGACGCCCCGCGCAACGGCCTGGACTGGGACCTGTTCTCCCACATCCACGCCGTTCCGGCATACCTGGTAACGGCCGGCACGGTGGTGGCACTCGCGCTGGTGTTCCTGCGCCGTATCAAGGGGCCCTTCCGCACCGCCATCCTGGGACTCCTCGGTGTGACGCTCCTCCAGGCCGTGATTGGCTTCACCCAGTACTACAACGGCATTCCGGCACTGCTGGTTGCAGCGCACATGCTCGGCGCGGCTCTGCTGATGGTGGCGGCGACCAACGCCTGGGACATCGCCCGGTCCAGCCCGGTGGCATAGCCTACCGCTATATCCCCCAACGCCAAGCACCCCGGTTCCCAACGAACCGGGGTGCTTGAGTGTTTGAGACAGTTGTCCGCAGGTCAGCCCGCGGGCGTTCCAACGGAGATGGGCGTGACTGCGGCCTGGGCAGGGTCGAGGAACCGGATCCCGGCCCGTTCCACCAGCAACACCCGTGCCGTGGGGATGGCGTAAAAAAGGCCCGTTGCCTGCACGCTGCCGGCGGCAAGAGCCGGAGCCGCCACCGGATGGCTTTCGCGTTTGCCCAGCTGCACCGCTACGTTGACCATCGCCAGCTGGTCCTGCCGGCCATACCCGGCGGCTGCGGCGGCGGAGGCCACGGGGTGTTCCGCCAACAGCTCCCGATAGCTTGGCCGCGCATGGTCCAGCCACGCGGCGAAGCCGGCACCAAGCGAAGGGTTTCCCTTGCCGTGGGCATCGTCAAGCAGCGCTTTCATGGCTCCGCAGTTGGAGTGCCCGCAGATGACAATCGAATCAACATCCAGGCCGTTCACGGCGAAGGAGACGGCGGAGTCGATCGAGGCATCCTGGCCATCGTGGCACACCACGTTGCCGATGTTCCGCAAGGTCAGCAGGTCACCCGGGCCGCTGCTGGTGATCAGGTTGGGGTTCACGTCTTGTAACGGGCAATCCGCCGAGCGACCCGGAAACGATGTTTGCCGCGCCCTGCCCCCCAGCTCCCGGTTCGGGTTGGTGCGCGGGCCGATCTGCATCTTGTCCACGGCAACGGCGGACAGCAGTGATTCGATACTGGCGATCAGGGCCATCGAGATGACGGCGAAGGCGACGGCCCGCCAGTTGCCCTCGGGCAGCTCCGGCAACGCGACGGCGTCGAAAATCAACCCGCTGAAGGAGATGCGCTCAACGCCAGGGGCGAAGGCAACGGAGAGTGCGGTGCCGGCGGCGACGGCGGCCAGCGGCCCGGGTACACGCCGCACCGCAGCCGGAAGGTGCTTCCAGCCCAGGAGGATCACCACAACGGCCAGCCCGAGCAGGGCGGCATGCAGTTCAACCCGCCACGATGCCGCCCACGGCCGCGGCGATAAGGCCGGCCATGATGGGCGCGCCGGACGCTGCGGCATGACATATCTGTCATATGGGATGTCAACTGTACGCCCGGCCCCGGCATTGGCCCGGGGACTTCCTTAAGCACAAGCCTCCCCCGGCAGCTACCGGGAGAGGCTTGAGGTGCAAGAGGCGCGGCAAGGCTAGCTGGCCATGACCGCCGGCCCGATGAACGGATCAACCGCAAGGGCAATAAAGAGCAGGGTGAGGTAGCTGATGGAGCCGTGGAAGACCTTCATGGCCCGCTTGTCCGTGATGTCCTCGCGGTGGGCCCGGCTGTAGAGGGAATGCGACTCGTACAGGAACCAGGCGCCGGCCAGTACGGCGGTCACCGTGTAGACCCAGCCTGCCCCGCCGGCGGGAACCATCAGCAGCGAGCAGGCCACCATGGCCCACGCATAGAGGACCACCTGGACAGATACCACCTTGGCGCCGGCGATGGCTCCGAGCATGGGGACGTTGGCGTTCCGGTAGTCCTCGCCGTAGCGCATGGACAGCGGCCAATAATGCGGCGGGGTCCAGAGGAAGATGACCATAAAGAGGATGACGGCGGGCCACTCCACGGAGTTGGTGACAGCCGCCCAGGCAATCAGTACCGGGAAGCAGCCTGCCGCGCCGCCCCAGACGATGTTCTGAGCGGTCCGGCGCTTAAGGATGATCGTGTAGATCACCACGTAGAAGAAGATGGCGCCCAAGCCGAGCCAGGCGGCCAGCGGATTGGCGCCGAACCAGAGAATCGCAATGGCGGCCGCGCCCAAAAGCCAGGAGAAAATCAGCGCTTCACGCGGCGTGACTTCACCGGTGACCAGCGGACGGTTTTCCGTGCGGTGCATCAGCTTATCGATGTCGCGGTCGATGTAGCAGTTGAAGGCCCCGGCGCTGCCCGCGGCGAAGGCGCCGCCCACGAGCGTTGCCAGGATCAGCCCGATGGATGGAAAGCCGCGCTCCGCATAAATCATCGTAGGCAGCGTGCTCACCAGCAGCAGCTCAATGACGCGCGGCTTGGTGAGGGCGAGATACGCCTTGGCCTTACGGGCAATCCCGGCTTTTGAAGCCCGGGATGCGTTCAGCGGCGTATCTGTAGTGCTCACGGTGGCAGTCACCCGTTCTGTTGGCAGTTCTGTCTGGCTGTCCAGCTGTGTCATGGGCCCGCCCGTCCGGGCGCCGGCGGAACCGGAATTGTTGATTCGCGCCTTGCCGGGAAGTCTCGTGGAGCTGAAAAAGGTCCCCCGCCCGGCGCTGGCCTCCAAATATCATACCGTGCCGTGCCCCTCCCAACGGCCCGTCATTTGGTGCTGGTGATCGCTGGCGCATCGATTCGAGCAGATTAACTCAGCCTCACTTCAGACCGATTCACATAAGCCGAAATTGCGTCCACAACGTGAGATTTCCGCCGCCCGAGGAGTGGAATAGAGCTAAGCTGTCACCAGATCAGCACGCAGCAGGGAAGCAGCGGAAAACGCATTCCCGGACTGGCCAGTGGCTGAGTGGAAAAAACAACGTTTCGATGGTGAACGGCTGGTACACACCGCAGCGGGCGCCCTACAACGTGCCCTAATGCGGACCCGGTGTGCCGCCTGCCATCAGCACAGAGAGGGGCCCGGTTTTCGTGCCACATTTGGAAGAGCAAGAACTGTCTTGGACCAGCCAGGACCAGCGCGCGGTAGATACCATCCGCGTGCTCGCGGCAGATGCAGTGGAGAAGGTGGGCAACGGCCACCCCGGAACGGCGATGAGCCTGGCGCCCGCCGCGTACCTGCTGTTCCAGAAGCTGATGCGCCACGATCCGCGCAACCCGGACTGGCTGGGCCGTGACCGCTTCGTCCTGTCCCCGGGCCACACTTCGCTCACCCTGTACATCCAGCTGTTCCTCTCCGGCTACGGCCTGGAGCTGAAGGACCTGGAGGCGCTGCGCACCTGGGGTTCACTCACCCCGGGCCACCCCGAGTACAATCACACCGCCGGCGTGGAAATCACCACCGGCCCGCTGGGCCAGGGCCTCGCGTCCTCGGTTGGCTTCGCCTACTCGCAGCGCCGGATGCGCGGTCTCTTCGACGCCGATGCCCCCGCCGGCGAAAGCCCGTTTGACCACACCATCTGGGTGATCGCGTCCGACGGCGACCTCCAGGAAGGCGTCACGGCCGAAGCTTCCTCACTGGCCGGCCACCAGGAACTGGGCAACCTCGTTGTTGTCTACGATGAGAACCACATCTCCATCGAGGACGATACCGATATCGCCTTCACCGAAGATGTCCTGAAGCGCTACGAAGCCTACGGCTGGCACGTCCAGCGCGTGGACTGGACCAAGACCGGCGAATACAAGGAAGACGTCCAGGAGCTCTACTCCGCGCTCCTCGCCGCCAAGGCCGAGACGTCCAAGCCCTCCATCGTCTCGCTCCGCACCATCATTGGCTACCCGGCGCCCAAGAAGCAGAACACCGGCAAGATCCACGGTTCAGCACTCGGCGCCGAGGAAGTCGCAGCCCTGAAGGAGGTCCTGGGCTTCGACCCGGCCAAGTCCTTCGACGTGGACCAGGACGTCCTGGCCCACGCCCGCGCCGTGGTGGACCGCGGTGCTGCCGCCCGCAAGGAATGGGAAGAGTCCTTTAACGCCTGGCAGGCCGCCAACCCCGAAGGCGCAGCCCTGCTGCAGCGCATCGAGGCCAAGGAACTGCCGAATGATGTTGACGCCGCCCTTCCGGTCTTCCCCGCCGGCAAGGACGTCTCCACCCGCGCAGCCTCAGGCAAGGTCCTCAACGCCCTCGGCCCGGTCCTGCCCGAACTGTGGGGCGGTTCGGCCGACCTCGCAGAGTCGAACAACACCACCATCGAGGGCTCGCCGTCGTTCGTGCCTGCGTCTAAGCAGACGGACGCCTGGAAGGGAAACCCCTACGGCCGGGTCCTGCACTTCGGTATCCGCGAGCACGCTGCCGCCTCCATCGTGAACGGCATCAGCCTGCACGGCCGCACCCGGGCGTTCTCCGGAACGTTCCTGATCTTCAGCGACTACCAGCGCCCCGCCATCCGCCTCGGCGCGCTGATGGGTGTCCCGTCCCTGTACGTCTGGACGCACGACTCCATCGGCCTGGGCGAGGACGGCCCCACCCACCAGCCGGTGGAACAGCTTGCCACCCTTCGCGCCATCGTGGGCCTGGACGTTGTCCGCCCCGGTGACGCCAACGAAGTGTCCGTTGCCTGGAAGACCATGCTGGAAAACCACTCCAACCCTGCCGGCATCGTGCTGACCCGCCAGAACATCCCCACCTGGGAGCGCGGCGAAGGCGCAGCCGAGGGCGACACGTTCGGTTCCGTCGCCGGCGTCGCCAAGGGCGGCTACGTCCTGGCCGAAGCGTCAAAGGACGGCGCCACCGTCCCGGCCGACGTCATCCTCATCGGCACCGGCTCCGAGGTCCAGCTGGCCGTCCAGGCCCGCGAAGCCCTGCAGGCCGAAGGCATCGCCGCCCGTGTTGTGTCCATGCCCTGCGTCGAATGGTTCAACAAGCAGGACCCCGCCTACCGCGAGTCCGTCCTGCCGGCAGCCGTCAAGGCCCGCGTATCCGTCGAAGCAGGACTGTCCCTGGGCTGGAAGGAATTCGTCGGCGACGCCGGCCGTTCCATCAGCCTTGAGCACTACGGCGCTTCCGCCGACTACAAGCGCCTCTTCCAGGAGTTCGGCATCACCGCAGAAGCAGTTGCTGCGGCCGCCAAGGACTCCCTCGCCGGCCTCCAGGCCTAAAACCGATTTCCTAGGAGATACAGAACAATGACTACTCCCACCCAGCAGCTCTCTGACGCCGGAGTTTCCATCTGGCTCGACGACCTTTCCCGCGGACGGCTCGACACCGGCACCCTGGCCAGGCTCATCGAAGAGAAGAACGTGGTTGGCGTGACCACCAACCCGTCAATCTTCCACGCCGCCATCACGACCAGCGCCGACTACGACGGCACAATCGCAAAGCAGGCAGCAGCAGGCGCGTCCGTCGAGGACACCATCTTCGAGATCACCACCACCGACGTCGCAGACGCCTGCGACTTGTTCGCACCCGTGGCTGCAGCCACCAAGGGCGTGGACGGCCGCGTTTCCATCGAGGTTGACCCACGGCTGGCCTGGGACACCGCCGGAACCATCGCCGAAGCCAAGCACCTGTACAAGAGGGTCAACAAGGACAACGTCCTCATCAAGATCCCGGCCACGCTCGAGGGCCTCGAGGCCATCACCGCGACCCTGGCCGAGGGCATCAGCGTCAACGTGACCCTGATCTTCTCGCTCGAGCGCTACCGCGCGGTCATCAACGCCTTCCAGGCCGGCCTGGAGCAGGCCAAGGAAAACGGTCACGATCTCTCGAAGATCCACTCCGTGGCTTCGTTCTTCGTCTCCCGCGTGGACTCCGAGATCGACAAGCGCCTGGACGCCCTGGGCACTGATGAGGCCAAGGCGCTCAAGGGTAAGGCCGGCCTGGCCAACGCCCGCCTGGCCTACCAGGTATACGAAGAGCTCTTCGCCACCGAACGCTGGGCCCTGCTGGCTGAAGCCGGTGCACTCCCCCAGCGTCCCCTGTGGGCCTCCACCGGCGTGAAGGATCCGGCCTACCCGGACACCCTGTACGTCACGGAGCTCGTCGCCCCCGGCGTGGTGAACACCATGCCGGAAAAGACGCTGGATGCCACCTTCGACCACGGAGTGGTTACCGGCGACACCGTCACCGGTACCTACACCGAGGCCAATAACACCCTGGACGCGCTCGAAAAGCTCGGCATCTCCTACAACGAAGTCGTGGCAATCCTTGAATCCGAAGGCCTGGACAAGTTCGTGGCCAGCTGGAAGGAACTGCTCGGCGACGTCGAGGGCGCCCTCGCTTCTGCACGGAAGGCTTCCTAACCACCAATGAGCACACTCAGCTACGAAGCCACAGGTGCCGCGCAGCAGGCACTGGAACAGCACCTCCCCACCCTGGTGGAGGACCGCATCGCCACCCGGATCTTCGCGAAGGACCACACCCTGTGGGGTTCCGACGCCGAAGCCGAGTCGGCCGTCCGGCTCGGCTGGGTTGAGGCGGCCACCGTTTCCCAGCCGCTGGTAAAGGAGATCCTGGAACTCCGCGACGCCCTCCGCGCCGAAGGCGTTACTCGCATCGCGCTTTGCGGCATGGGCGGATCCTCGCTGGCTCCGGAGGTCATTGCCGGCACCGCCGGCGTCGAGCTGACTGTGCTGGACAGCACGGACCCGGACCAGGTCCGTGCTGCCCTGGCGGACCGGCTGGCGGAGACGGCCATCGTGGTCTCCTCCAAGTCCGGTTCCACCGTTGAGACGGATTCCCAGCGGAGGGTCTTCGAGAAGGCGTTCAACGACGCCGGCATCGATGCCGCAAGCCGCATCATCATTGTCACCGATCCCGGCTCCCCGCTGGACAAGGCCTCCCGTGAGGCCGGCTACCGTGCGGTCTTCAACGCCGACCCCAACGTCGGCGGCCGTTTCTCCGCCCTCACCGCTTTCGGCCTGGTCCCCTCGGGCCTGGCCGGAGTGGACATCCAGGCCTTCCTGGATGAGGCCGAGGAAGCAGCAGAGATCCTCAACGAGGACGCTCCCGAGAACATCGGGCTGTCCCTCGGAACAGCGCTCGGCGGCACCAGCCCGCTGCGCAACAAGATCGTCATCGCGGAGGACGGTTCCGGCATCGTGGGCTTCGCCGACTGGGCCGAGCAGCTCATCGCTGAGTCCACCGGCAAGCTGGGCACCGGTGTCCTGCCGGTGGTGGCTGGCCCAAACTCGCCGGAGGTCGCGGCCGCTGCCGATGACGTCCTGGTGGTCCGGCTGGTAGCTGCGGACGCAGACGTCGAACTCGGTGAGAACGAAGTTGCCATTGCCGGCGGGCTGGCCACCCAGATGATGGTCTGGGAGTTCGCCACCGCTGTGGCCGGACGCCTGCTGGGCATCAACCCGTTCGACCAGCCGGATGTCGAGGCAGCCAAGATTGCTGCCCGCGGCCTGCTGGACGCGCAGCCGGAGCCGACGCCTGCAGCCTTTGTTGACGGCGCCATCGAGGTCCGCGGCGGTGACTGGCTCGCCGGGGCGTCCACCGCCGAAGAGGCAGTGCGTGCCTTGCTGGAAACCCTCCAGCCGGACAGCTACCTCAGCGTCCAGGCCTACTTCGACCGGCTCGCGTTCGCGCAGCTCGAGGGCATCCGCGACGAACTGGCAGCCGTTTCCGGCCGTCCCGTGACGTTTGGCTGGGGCCCCCGGTTCCTGCACTCCACCGGGCAGTTCCACAAGGGCGGCCCCGCCATCGGCGTGTTCCTCCAGGTCACTGCCGAGGCAGCCGAAGATCTTGCCATCCCGGACCGTCCCTTTACCTTCGGGAAGCTGATCTCGGCGCAGGCCGCCGGTGACGCCCAGGTCCTGAGCGAGCACGGCCGTCCGGTGCTTCGCCTGCACCTGACCAACCGGGCAGCCGGTGTGGCACAGTTGCAGGACATCATTGCTGCGCTGTCCGCCAGGTCAGCCTCCGTCACCGAAAGCTAAGGCACAGAAGCACCATGCCAGAAACTGAATACGGCAGGACGTCCGGCACGCGTCCCGGGAAACCATTGCGGAATCCGCTCCGGGACCCCCGGGACCGCCGCCTGAGCCGGATCGCCGGTCCGTCATCGCTGGTGCTCTTCGGAGTCACCGGTGACCTTGCCCGCAAGAAACTCATGCCGGCCGTGTACGATCTGGCCAACCGTGGGCTGCTGCCTCCCAGCTTCGCGCTGGTGGGCTTCGGCCGCCGCCCCTGGACTGACGAGGATTTCGCCGGTCAGGTGAAGGCCTCCGTGCAGGCCTACGCGCGCACGCCTTTTGATGAGGCGGTGTGGAACCAGCTTTCCGAGGGCATCCGTTTTGTCCAGGGTGAGTTCGACGACGACGGCGCCTTCGAGCGCCTCGGCGAGACCATCAAGGAACTCGACGATGTCCGCGGCACCCGCGGCAACCACGCGTTTTATTTGTCGATCCCGCCGAAGGCGTTCGAGCAGGTCTGCCGGCAGCTGTCCAAGCACGGCCTGGCGCAGGCCGAGGGCGACAAGTGGCGGCGCGTGGTGATCGAGAAGCCGTTCGGGCACGACCTTGAGTCGGCCCGGAAGCTGAACGACATCGTGGAATCGGTGTTTCCGCAGGATGCGGTGTTCCGGATCGACCACTACCTGGGTAAGGAAACGGTCCAGAACATCCTGGCGCTGCGGTTCGCGAACCAGTTGTTCGAGCCGTTGTGGAACGCGAACTACGTAGACCATGTCCAGATCACCATGGCCGAGGACATCGGCACGGGTGGCCGGGCAGGGTACTACGACGGCGTGGGCGCGGCCCGCGACGTGATCCAGAACCACCTGCTCCAGCTGCTGGCCCTGACTGCGATGGAGGAGCCTATTTCCTTCAACGCTGATGACCTGCGTGCGGAGAAGGAAAAGGTCCTGGCCGCCGTCAAGCTTCCCGATGACCTGTCCACGCACTCTGCGCGCGGTCAGTTCACCGGCGGGTGGCAGGGCGGGGAACAGGTCCAGGGCTATCTGGAGGAAGAGGGCATCCCTGCCGATTCCACCACCGAGACGTTCGCCGCGATCCGGGTGGACATCCATACCCGCCGCTGGTCCGGTGTTCCGTTCTACCTGCGGGCCGGTAAGCGCCTGGGACGCCGCGTGACGGAAATCGCCGTCGTGTTCAAGCGTGCACCGAACCTGCTGTTCCGCGACCACGGCGAGGATGACTTCGGCCAGAAACGCCGTGGTGATCCGGGTCCAGCCCGATGAAGGCGTGACCATCCGGTTCGGCTCCAAGGTCCCCGGCACGCAGATGGAAGTCCGGGACGTGACCATGGACTTCGGCTACGGGCACTCCTTCACCGAATCCAGCCCCGAGGCGTACGAGCGGCTGATCCTGGACGTGCTCCTGGGCGAGCCGCCGCTGTTCCCGCGGCACGAGGAAGTGGAACTGTCCTGGAAGATCCTTGACCCGTTCGAGGAGTACTGGGAGCAGCTGAACGAACAGCCCGAGCCGTATGCCCCTGGCAGCTGGGGCCCCGCCTCTGCTGATGAGCTGCTGGCACGCGACGGACGAACCTGGAGAAGGCCATGATTGTAGACCTGCCGGACACCACTACCTCGAACGTTTCCAAGAAGCTGATGGCCCTCCGCGAACAGGGCGGCGTGATCGCCCTGGGCCGGGTACTGACCCTTGTGGTGGTCACCAAGTCAGGGCTTGAAGAAGAAGCGATCGAGGCAGCCAATGACGCAAGCCGCGAACACCCCTGCAGGATTATCGTGCTGGCCGACGCCGGGGCTGACGCCGAGGACAAGCTGGATGCCCAGATCCGCGTCGGCGGTGACGCGGGCGCTTCAGAAGTGATCGTGCTGCGCGGTTACGGCCAACTCGCCCACGAAAGCGAATCCCTGGTGGCCGCGCTGCTGCTGCCGGACGCACCCATCGTGGCCTGGTGGCCGCACGGAGCGCCCGAAAACGCCTGCGAAACCTCCATCGGCAAGATCGCGCACCGCCGGATCACCGACTCCGCGAACGAACCGGACCCCCAGGCGGCGCTGGAGAAGATCCACAAGACGTACCGGGCTGGGGACACGGACCTGGCGTGGACCCGCCTGACCAACTGGCGGATCCAGCTCGCCGCCGCCCTCGACGAGGTGGACGCGTCGCCGGTGACCGCCGTCGCCGTGGAAGGTGCCTCGGACTCCCCCAGCACCATCCTCCTGGCCGCGTGGCTCACCCTGAGCCTGGAAGCCCCGGTGACCATCGTGGCGGACCCTGCCGGGACCGGCATCCGCCGCGTCCGGCTTACCCGCCCCGGTGGCGACGTCCAACTGTTCCGCCCGGGACTGTCCGTGGCCGAGCTGACCCAGCCGGGCCAGCCCGCCCAACGGATCTCGCTTCCGCGCCGCAGCCTCCGCGACTGCCTTGCCGAGGAGCTGCGCCGCCTGGACCCGGACGAAGTGTTCGGGGAAGTGATTACTATGGGACTGCCACGTACCAATCTAAGGAGTGTCCGACCCAGTGAGCGTTGAGCCAAGAGTAAGCATTCATCCTGATTCGTCCGTGCTGATGGCGGCCATCGCGGCCCGCCTGATTACCAAGCTTGTTGATGTCCAGGACAAGTACGGTGAGGCTACCGTGGTCCTGACCGGCGGCACGGTGGGTATCGGGACCCTGAAGGCTGTTGCTGACTCTCCGGCGGCTCCCGCGGTCGACTGGTCCAAGGTCAACTTCTGGTGGGGCGACGAGCGGTTTGTCTCCTCGGATGACGCCGACCGGAACACGAAGCAGGCATTCGACGCCTTGCTCTCGCACTTCCCGGTGGACCCGGACCGGATCCACGAACCGGGCTCCTCGGACCAGTTCGCTACTCCCGAAGAGGCCGCCGAGGATTATGCCCGCCAGTTGCGGGACGCGGCCGCCTCCGAACACGCTGCCGATATGTCCGATGACCGGCCGGAACAACCGGCCGCACTCCCCCGCCTGGACGTAGTCCTGCTGGGCGTGGGGCCGGACGCGCATGTGGCATCGCTGTTTCCCGAGCAGGCCGGCATCCGCGAAAAGGAGCGGACGGTGGTGGGTGTGCGGAATTCGCCCAAGCCCCCTCCCCTGCGCGTTTCCCTGACGCTGCCGACGATTAATACGGCCGCTGAAGTATGGATGGTTGTTGCGGGCGAGGACAAAGCCGGTGCGGTGGGGTTGGCGCTTGCCGGCGCAAACCCTGTGCAGGTGCCCGCGGCGGGTCCGCGGGGAACTTCACGGACCCTCTGGCTCATCGATGAAAACGCCGCGTCACGCGTCCCGCAGCAACTCGTCCGGAAGGACGCCGCGGGCGCGTAGTCTTTCCAGCGCTCCAGCCAGGAGGTCTTCGGCGTCCTGGCTGGAGCGCCGCTCTTTAACGTATTCCAGGTGGCTCTTGAAGCCGTCCTCAAAGGAGTCCGCCTCAGCAGCCGGCACGCCGTCCCTCGCTGCCGCCGCGCCGCATCGCCGGCAGTCCCACACCGCCGGAAGCTGGTCCTCCGGAAGCTTGAGGAAGACCAACTGCGTTTCGTGCCCCTTGGCGCACCAGTACGACACCCGGATGCGCGGGAGCGTTGTTCCGTGGTCCTCGGCATCCTGGAGGCTGGTGCCTGTCCCTGCCGTGACACCCGCTCGGGTGCCCCGGAAACCTGAGCTTGGATGTACCATCGGGGGCTCCCGCCTCTTAAACAGAACTGTGGCTGCCGGAATCCGACAGCCACAGTTTAGTTCGCAGATCTGCGTGGCGGCAGTGCCGCCCGAATCCTTTTTAGCAGTGCGTCAGGAGTCGCCGCTGCCCGTGAACCGCATAATCAGCCCCAGGGCGATGATGACAATGCCCCAGGTCACGCCGAGGATGACGGTGAACCTGTTGAGGTTGCGCTCGGCCACGCCTGAGGAGCTCAGCCCGGAACTCATGCCGCCACCGAACATGTCGGACAGCCCGCCGCCCCGTCCCTTGTGGAGGAGGATAAGCAACGTCAGCAGGAGGCTGGTGATGCCAAGGAGGATCTGCAGAATGACATGAAGAACGTCCACGACGGCCTTTCAGAAAGTTGGAATTGCGGGAGTATGCGCGGCGGGACGGACTAGTCCGTCACCAGGTGACTCTCGAACCTGACAATATTAGCAAACTCCGCCGGATCGAGGCTCGCGCCGCCCACCAGCAGGCCATCCACGTCCCGTTCCTTCAGGATTGCCGCGGCATTGTTGGCCTTGACGGATCCGCCGTACAGCAGGCGGGTATTCGACGCCACGTCAGCTCCGAACAGCGACTCGAGCTCGGCGCGGATGGCGGCGCACATCTCCTGTGCATCTCCCGGTCCCGCTACTTCGCCGGTGCCGATGGCCCAGACGGGTTCGTAGGCCACTACAAGCTCGCTGGCCTGCTCGGGTGTGAGACCTGCAACACCGGCACGGAGCTGGGCCAGGGTGTGGTCCACATGCGTGCCGGCCTGGCGGATCTCCAGGCCTTCTCCGACACAGAGCACGGGAACCACGTTGTGCTTGAAGGCGGCCTTTACTTTGGCGTTCAGGACGTCGTCGGACTCGTTGTGGATGGTCCGGCGTTCGCTGTGTCCCACCAGGACGTACCTGCAGCCCAGCTTGTTCAGGAACTGGCCGGAGATGTCACCGGTGTAGGCGCCGGAGTCG
Encoded proteins:
- a CDS encoding glucose-6-phosphate dehydrogenase assembly protein OpcA; the encoded protein is MIVDLPDTTTSNVSKKLMALREQGGVIALGRVLTLVVVTKSGLEEEAIEAANDASREHPCRIIVLADAGADAEDKLDAQIRVGGDAGASEVIVLRGYGQLAHESESLVAALLLPDAPIVAWWPHGAPENACETSIGKIAHRRITDSANEPDPQAALEKIHKTYRAGDTDLAWTRLTNWRIQLAAALDEVDASPVTAVAVEGASDSPSTILLAAWLTLSLEAPVTIVADPAGTGIRRVRLTRPGGDVQLFRPGLSVAELTQPGQPAQRISLPRRSLRDCLAEELRRLDPDEVFGEVITMGLPRTNLRSVRPSER
- the pgl gene encoding 6-phosphogluconolactonase, with the protein product MSVEPRVSIHPDSSVLMAAIAARLITKLVDVQDKYGEATVVLTGGTVGIGTLKAVADSPAAPAVDWSKVNFWWGDERFVSSDDADRNTKQAFDALLSHFPVDPDRIHEPGSSDQFATPEEAAEDYARQLRDAAASEHAADMSDDRPEQPAALPRLDVVLLGVGPDAHVASLFPEQAGIREKERTVVGVRNSPKPPPLRVSLTLPTINTAAEVWMVVAGEDKAGAVGLALAGANPVQVPAAGPRGTSRTLWLIDENAASRVPQQLVRKDAAGA
- a CDS encoding RNA polymerase-binding protein RbpA; translated protein: MVHPSSGFRGTRAGVTAGTGTSLQDAEDHGTTLPRIRVSYWCAKGHETQLVFLKLPEDQLPAVWDCRRCGAAAARDGVPAAEADSFEDGFKSHLEYVKERRSSQDAEDLLAGALERLRARGVLPDELLRDA
- the secG gene encoding preprotein translocase subunit SecG — protein: MDVLHVILQILLGITSLLLTLLILLHKGRGGGLSDMFGGGMSSGLSSSGVAERNLNRFTVILGVTWGIVIIALGLIMRFTGSGDS
- the tpiA gene encoding triose-phosphate isomerase codes for the protein MTTSTNGAFDRKPFIAGNWKMNMDHVQGITLLQKLAWTLSDAKHDYSRVEVAVFPPFTDLRGVQTLVQGDDLEVAYGGQDLSQFDSGAYTGDISGQFLNKLGCRYVLVGHSERRTIHNESDDVLNAKVKAAFKHNVVPVLCVGEGLEIRQAGTHVDHTLAQLRAGVAGLTPEQASELVVAYEPVWAIGTGEVAGPGDAQEMCAAIRAELESLFGADVASNTRLLYGGSVKANNAAAILKERDVDGLLVGGASLDPAEFANIVRFESHLVTD